A stretch of Acidobacteriota bacterium DNA encodes these proteins:
- a CDS encoding CIA30 family protein: MARIIRSPSSLALSIALIVFAAAAVGQELPKERFAITDVRVFDGTGIIEQTTVLVNGGTIAAVGSELPIPEGTPVIEGAGKTLLPGLIDCHTHTWGSALTQALTFGVTTSIDMFTQPDYAAGVYAKQAENGNPGEADLYSAGILATAPGGHGTQYGFEIPTLTQPEDADAFVADRLAEGSKFIKIVHEDGSGWGRSIPTLDLPTVEAVVTATHAREHLAVAHIGTLDSAEKIIPTGVDGLVHLFTDRPPSDRLIEAAGEAGIFVIPTLAVLAQNGTPVLEDANLSPFLESDQVQGLKRSFAGATPQEKLKNAFDTIRRLHEASVPILAGTDAPNPGTAHGASMHHELALLVAAGLTPAEALAGATAHAAEAFRLLDRGRIAPGRRADLLLVEGNPLANIAATRDIVGVWKLGVPAARQEVAATETRLPPLAATTISTFDTGDGDEIPSAFGFGWQPTTDEMAGGASQVNLVLVEAGDGKALQVTGEILTGFAFPWAGAMFFPADQPMQPANLSHRAGIRFRTQGDGGTYRLMVFAQSRGAMPAQATFEAGDGWQTEEHTFESFGVDGSDLVGIAFTGGPGLGTFRFEIDDVTFY, translated from the coding sequence ATGGCCAGAATCATCCGCTCGCCGAGCTCCCTCGCCTTGTCGATCGCCCTGATCGTCTTCGCAGCGGCCGCCGTTGGCCAAGAGCTGCCGAAGGAGCGCTTCGCCATCACCGATGTCCGGGTGTTCGACGGCACCGGGATCATCGAGCAGACCACTGTGCTGGTGAACGGCGGAACCATCGCCGCCGTCGGGTCGGAGTTGCCGATTCCGGAAGGAACACCGGTGATCGAAGGCGCCGGCAAGACGTTGCTTCCGGGACTGATCGACTGCCACACCCACACCTGGGGTTCGGCTCTCACCCAGGCGTTGACCTTCGGCGTGACCACCAGCATCGACATGTTCACCCAGCCGGACTACGCGGCGGGGGTCTACGCCAAGCAAGCGGAGAACGGAAATCCCGGCGAAGCGGACCTCTACTCGGCGGGGATTTTGGCAACCGCTCCCGGCGGCCACGGCACCCAGTACGGATTCGAGATTCCCACCCTCACCCAGCCGGAGGACGCCGACGCTTTCGTCGCCGACCGGCTGGCCGAAGGGTCGAAGTTCATCAAGATCGTCCATGAGGACGGCAGCGGCTGGGGGCGCAGCATTCCGACCCTCGACCTTCCGACGGTCGAGGCCGTGGTCACCGCAACCCACGCCCGCGAGCATTTAGCGGTCGCCCATATCGGCACCCTGGACAGCGCCGAAAAGATCATCCCCACCGGCGTGGATGGACTGGTGCACCTGTTCACCGACCGGCCGCCGAGCGATCGCCTGATCGAGGCCGCCGGGGAAGCAGGTATCTTCGTCATCCCCACCCTCGCGGTGCTCGCCCAGAACGGCACGCCGGTACTCGAAGACGCGAATCTTTCTCCGTTCCTCGAAAGCGACCAGGTGCAGGGCCTCAAACGCAGCTTCGCCGGCGCAACGCCCCAGGAGAAGCTAAAGAACGCCTTCGACACCATCCGCCGCCTGCACGAGGCATCGGTACCGATCTTGGCCGGTACCGATGCCCCCAACCCCGGCACCGCCCACGGCGCCAGCATGCACCACGAACTGGCGCTGCTGGTGGCGGCGGGACTGACGCCGGCGGAGGCCCTCGCCGGCGCCACCGCCCACGCCGCCGAGGCCTTCCGGCTGCTGGACCGCGGCCGCATCGCGCCGGGCCGCCGGGCGGACCTGCTGCTGGTGGAGGGCAATCCGCTGGCGAACATTGCCGCCACTCGCGACATCGTGGGTGTGTGGAAGCTCGGCGTTCCGGCGGCGCGCCAGGAGGTCGCAGCGACGGAGACGCGACTCCCGCCGCTGGCGGCGACGACCATCTCCACCTTCGACACCGGCGACGGCGACGAGATTCCTTCCGCATTCGGCTTCGGCTGGCAACCGACGACGGATGAGATGGCGGGCGGCGCCTCGCAGGTGAACCTCGTCCTGGTGGAAGCGGGCGACGGCAAGGCCCTACAGGTCACCGGAGAGATCCTCACGGGCTTCGCCTTCCCCTGGGCCGGCGCCATGTTCTTCCCCGCCGACCAGCCAATGCAGCCGGCCAACCTTTCGCACCGCGCGGGCATTCGATTCCGCACCCAGGGCGATGGCGGGACCTACCGGCTGATGGTGTTCGCTCAGTCCCGCGGCGCCATGCCGGCACAGGCCACCTTCGAGGCGGGCGACGGCTGGCAGACCGAAGAACACACCTTCGAGAGTTTCGGCGTGGACGGGTCGGACCTGGTCGGCATTGCCTTCACCGGCGGTCCCGGACTCGGCACCTTCCGCTTCGAAATCGACGACGTGACCTTTTATTGA
- a CDS encoding sensor histidine kinase, translating into MRLRLFPENPTIGWTPYAWLIYLGFYWARPLVVGDPWDLVRTALVTAAFLPLYFRTYWVTGRQAVPPAVGILALALVAAPGNGGAACFPIYAAGAVGQSQKRRVVVLWVAGIVAMVALQSWFFDLPTIYWAVASAFSVVVAAITYHFAETSRQGRALARSQEEIERLATQAERERIARDLHDLLGHTLSVVTLKAELASRLVEQDPARAAEEMRAVEGISRRALREVREAVTGYRATSLVEELDRSSPALRAAEIELIREEPLVEPDDGLRPIFNLALREALTNVARHSAAQRCRVRFERVADDWRLEVADDGRGGQAPEGAGLRGMRERVAAVGGTVERNGADGTRLVVTVPVTTAPVAQAAEPVAAKGLES; encoded by the coding sequence ATGAGGCTCCGCCTATTCCCCGAGAACCCCACCATCGGCTGGACGCCCTACGCCTGGCTGATCTACCTGGGGTTTTACTGGGCCCGGCCGCTGGTGGTCGGCGATCCCTGGGACCTCGTGCGCACGGCGCTGGTGACGGCGGCCTTCCTGCCGCTCTACTTCCGCACCTACTGGGTGACCGGCAGGCAGGCGGTTCCGCCGGCCGTCGGCATCTTGGCGCTCGCCCTGGTGGCGGCGCCGGGCAACGGCGGCGCGGCCTGCTTCCCGATCTACGCGGCGGGGGCCGTCGGCCAGTCTCAAAAGCGCCGGGTAGTGGTCCTGTGGGTCGCCGGCATCGTCGCCATGGTGGCACTCCAGAGCTGGTTCTTCGACCTGCCGACGATCTACTGGGCGGTCGCCTCGGCGTTCTCGGTGGTGGTCGCCGCCATCACCTACCACTTCGCCGAAACCTCCCGCCAAGGCCGCGCCCTCGCCCGCTCCCAGGAGGAAATCGAACGCCTCGCCACCCAAGCGGAGCGCGAGCGCATCGCCCGCGACCTCCACGACCTGCTGGGGCACACCCTGTCCGTCGTCACCTTGAAGGCGGAACTCGCCAGCCGCCTGGTGGAGCAAGACCCGGCCCGGGCCGCCGAGGAGATGCGCGCCGTCGAGGGAATCTCCCGACGCGCCCTGCGGGAGGTCCGAGAGGCGGTCACCGGCTATCGCGCCACCAGCCTGGTGGAAGAGCTGGATCGCAGTTCGCCGGCCTTGCGCGCCGCCGAGATCGAGCTGATCCGCGAAGAACCCCTGGTCGAGCCGGACGATGGGCTGCGCCCGATCTTCAACCTCGCCCTGCGGGAAGCCCTCACCAACGTCGCCCGCCACTCCGCCGCACAGCGGTGCCGGGTGCGCTTTGAGCGCGTCGCCGACGATTGGCGCCTAGAGGTCGCGGACGACGGCCGCGGCGGCCAGGCACCGGAGGGCGCCGGCTTGCGCGGCATGCGCGAGCGGGTAGCGGCGGTCGGCGGCACGGTGGAGCGCAACGGCGCCGACGGCACCCGACTGGTGGTCACGGTGCCGGTCACCACAGCGCCGGTCGCCCAGGCCGCTGAACCGGTGGCGGCGAAGGGTCTCGAATCGTGA